In Procambarus clarkii isolate CNS0578487 chromosome 13, FALCON_Pclarkii_2.0, whole genome shotgun sequence, the genomic stretch GTCACCTGCTTTCTGCACCTctgtgaggaggaagggggacaAAGTCCTGGCTCTGGTCCTTAGTAgtctgaacttttttttttttttgtttgtttttgagaACTCACCTCCACAACCATAATGAACTCATATCTAGAGGCCATCCCAGCAAGACAGCTTCAGAGCcacaaggaccccccccccccagaaaaaagCAAACTAAACCTTGGCAAGTCAAACAAACCTCCTTGCAAACACACAAagtaactgtccctattttccacttgttacaacttgtaataaagttgctatatcttgttataacgtttttGACACattagaatgttgttacaacttgctatatttgtTGCACAACTTGTtaagaggtgttaaaacttgtttgaaaGTTGCAGCAACATCATAGTTTCGTCATGTGATTGGTGGGCTTTGACCTCAAGGAAAAGACAGTAGTTATCCAACGTTACGTCTGGTGTGCCCCCAACTGGATTACTGTatctaagaatggaaacatcACCATCAAAATGATATACCCGCTTTGCAGAATGTTCTACACATGGCAACAAAGTTCATCCCAAAACAGTCAGCTCCTTTtaccaggaatggttgagggccacaggactaacactgCAAACCTGACATGACATGACAGGGTTAATCTCACAAAGACTTTTAAGATACTGAATAAGTTGGAGGCTAATAATCAATACTACGTCTTTAAAACACGGGCTGGGGAAAGTAGCAGTGAGTAATGCTCTCACACACTGACAAGAGAGATTGTGAACAAAGACAGGATTAAAAGATCAAATCTAATGCATACAAGGGGCCAacggcttcaagctcaacaagccataatGTACGACAGAAAACCGAAGCTACATTTTCACTCATATGTCTGGCCAGAGATTGGGCCATGAGGACATTGATACCTAAAACCACCACAAGGTAACTATAGTTAAAAAACTATGGAACTACCTACCAACTGAAACACTTAATGCCTAGGTATTACTTCAGTTcaaaatccagctggaaaaaaTTCCTTAGGTGCAAAGTGGGGACCTATGACAAACCACTGGCTTCCTGTTCCTGTTGAGGCTACTAGAGAATATGGGCCTCAGGTAAACTTGGGTACATTGAGAGGGGAAGAGGATCGTTGGTGTTTTTAAGAACCACATATGGTATATTAACCATGTTAAAAAAAGTTTGCAGACTACCCTATCAGGGTAATGGGGTGAAAATCTTTTGGGGTAGTCCATGAAGTACTGGGTTCCTAATGGGAACACCTTACGTCAGTACTCGGAGACAGATGTTCTATCccaaaaatggtcaaaaatatACAGCAAATACTGAAAAGCCAGCATCTCATAGTGAATACTGTCTGAGCCTATTGCCATGCAACTGTAGAGGGATAGGCCAAACTGGAGTTCAGAAAGAGTGAAGAGATCATAATAGGGGGGTAAGACAAGTTTAAAATTTCAGAGGCGATATTCAATAAGGCGATTATGAGTAAGgaaagcagaaggaagagtaccGGAGCTAAACAAAATTGCAAACCCAATTCATTCACAACCAACACCAGAACTGCAGAGATGAAGGACAAATGTACCCATAATCTTGCAGGTTTTCTGCcaaccatgagggagacacaaaGGAGAGGGGTATTAATAGCaattggtggggaggggggttgaaatagcctaagctactcttatccctttgagatgtattttttcttgtttcaataaacatacttgaacttggtgGGGAGAAGAACGGAATTTGCATCTTGCATGTTTAGCTGTGCAAAAGGTTCTACAGGCCACCACAATCATCTTCcaaaacacaataaaataaaGATTCAGGTGTATTACAAAATTTATATGATGTAAATAATACaagaaaattatttaattttgtatATACATTCTACTTCAATGCTAGTAACAGATGGTTACATCAGACACAAGCTGTTCAGCATCATAATTAGAATACAATGTGCCAGCTTACATTAATTAAGAATGTGAATGTAAATACCTGTTACATTTTGGGTCAGTAAATTATACATATTATATCAATTATTGTTAAACTTTGTCAAGAACAATTAGCCGTTTCTTAATTGCAATTTTGTAAATTTTATATTAAAACataatattttaaattataaattaaatcaaACATCTAAAGAAACCAAAAATATATGAGAAACCTCAACATTACTAGAGTTTTAGTTATAAAACCTATGAACATACCTCTTGAAAATgttcgcccaaccacttgggctggacggtagagtaacgctcttgcttcatgcaggtcggcgttcaatctccgaccgtccaagtggttgggcacgaatccttcccatcccaaatccttattctgaccccttccaagtactacAGTCATAATGGCTGGgctctttcccctgataattccctcctaaAAATGTTGCACATTCTCAAGAATTCACATTCTTTACCGGTAGCTGCACACATGCTCAAGCACAATACTCAAGAAATGTACCTTACAGTATAAGTCACATATACACACTAATCATGAACATGAACACACAAAAGCTGCTCCACCTTATATATTAAGTTTAAAATACTAAACATGTATTTTAATGTCCTAAACAGTCTAaactaaataaattttaaaaagtTATCTCAACTCAAAAGTTCACAATCAGTCTCACCTCATTCCCAAACTCATAGCCAATAATTAGTAATGTTTATGCtcattattgtttttattattgaTAGGCCTCAAGATAAAATCACTAATACTGTAACTGAATAAATACAGACTTTTATGTTTATCGTAGTCACGACCCCACCTCCACGCAGCCACGTTACtgccggtggtggcggtggtgtccacAAGTAACCGTCTTCCCCCATCATTCAGTGCTCTGTTAGCTTTTCCGTGTATGTCATTTCCCGCCCACCTAAGTTATTCTTTAATATAAAGCCAATGTACAGTCTTGTATTATTATAACCCTTTTTAATGTTATTCATTGAATGAAAAACAGTACAAGATTTTTAATGTTATTCATTGAATGAAAAACAGTACAAGATTTTGTTATCAACACAAGGGTTGTAGTTTTAATTGTATTTATATAATGTTTAGGAGCACCCATTAGAAGAGTTTACTTTGGATTAAAAATATTAATGAAGACAGAAGTATGAAGCAGCAAATGTCAGCATATTAACATTTTTATGAACAGTTTTCTTAACATCATTGTGCCTGGAAAAAAAGCTTTTAGCATCAATAACTAACAGTGAAGTAAAAATCATTACAAAATGTATTAAATAAATCCCATAAACTTTTTACACTTCTGTACTAAGAAAATATTTTACTTTGATATTCAACTGAAGCATAATCAGAGTAACATGTACAAGAAATTCATATACAAAGTTAGAATTACAAAGTTGCCATAGCTCAAGCTTGCATTCGAATACCACCATCCACACGTATCGTCTCGGCATTCATCATGGGGTTTGTGATGATTGCCTGAACCATCATGGCATACTCATCTGGGTCACCCAGACGCTGTGGAAATGGAACAGTTTTGGCCAAGAAACTCTGTACTTTTTCTGGCAGGCTCATCAATAATGGGGTCTTAAATAATCCTGGAAAAAGAAAATACAGGTATCCAATGCGAGTAGTACGACATAGTATATTTAGAAATAAAGTATTACCAATATAATGggaatgaaaacttgcttaaacaaTATAATCAGCTGGGCTTCACGTATCATAAAGACAGACAattcaagtactgtactgtacttaaaaCAGTCAGACAAGGCTTGCATAATGCAAATAAATATGTACTTCAATAAttttacatatatcaaattgagaaAATCTGCAAACACAGCAGTGTAATTAAAATCAGGAAGTCATCTCCAGCCTAATGTGTGGAATGTGTACATATGGTAGAAAACCCAAAACGTGATGAATTTTGAAGGATAACACTTTTAGAAAAGCTAGGTCCCAAAAAATTAGTTTTAAGTGGATTTTGAAATTGTGAGGCATAAACACAAATAATGACAAGCAAAAATTGTGAACCTACTAATTATAATTAGTTATGAGTTTTGTTAACCAAGATTGAAAGACTTGCACTATTAAAATGAAATAAGGCCACTAGAGCATATGAATGCATTTCTTTCTAAGGCAAAATTTGCTCTGGTCTCATTGGAAAGAATCATTGCACTCAGGAGAGGTTGAGAGTCTTCACCTACACTGTGGGGAAATTTTTCGAgtataggggcctgacagctgagtggacagcgctttggattcgtagtcctgagattccaggttcgatccccggtgaaggccgaaacaaatgggcagagtttctttcaccttgatgctcttgttcacctagcagtaaataagtacctgggagttagacaggtgctactagctgcttcctgggggtgtgtaacaaaaaggaggcctggtcgaggatcgggccacgggggacgctaagcctggaaatcatctcaagatgacttcAAGATAGGTGCCGAGTTATTCAGGTGCCAGGGAGGCTCTAGAGAAACTCTCagtctagcctaaaataacctcaaAAAGATCATTTCTGTATCCAAAGAGGGCAAGAATTCTTGCCTATCTCTATTCTAACCCCCTGTTTAATATAGAACTAAACAAAATAACAAAAAAGATTGTCTGAATGAGGGGTTGGTAAAGAGGCAAGATCCTCTAAATGAGGGGATGATAACAGATGAGCAAGATCCTCTATATGTGGGGGTTGGTAAACAGGTGAACAAGATCCTCTATATGAGGGGTTGGCAAACAGGTGAGCAAGATCCTCTAAATGAGGGGTTGATAAACAGGTGAGCAAGATCTTAACAGTAAGAGTACAGTATATTACCGAGATGGGATGTCACTTTTAATTTGTTAATTAATATTTTAGCAATGCTAAAAAGTTAATCAAAGGTAATTATCACTCACCTGGTGCAATGGTACAAACTCTGATGCCCAAGGGTGCCAGGTCTCTGGCAATTGGAAGTGTCATGCCAACAATACCTCCCTTGCTGGCCGCATATGCTGCCTGCCCAATCTGGCCATCAAAGGCTGCAACACTTGCCGTGTTCACTATAACTCCTCGCTGACCATCTGTGTTCGGTTCATTTTCCGCCATTAATGCTACACTAAGACGAATGACATTGAAGGTTCCACCTAAATTCACCTGAAATATTCAAATCAGGACTAAGTGTACTTGCATGCAAGAGATAATTAACTAGATACCCAACCCACAAACTTGAAAATACAAGAATttatgtttcggtccatcctgaaccattatcaagttgtataAGGGAaaaaaagtgggagagagagaaagtcaATTTATAAGGTAAGAGAATGAGATGATAGGCAAATAGGTTAAAGGAAAGGAGTAAGGTAAGAACTAAAGGAacaagtagtggaaagggttgtagTATAGGAATAAGATAAAGCATTGGAATAGGTGTGAAGTATAGGAAAAGGTTTGAAGTATGTGGAAAAGATAATGTATAGGAAAAGATTTGAAGTATGGGAATAGATTTGAAGTATGGGAATAAGGAAGTATGCAAATAAGATAATATATAAGAATAAAGtaaacatacaaaaaacgtagaggaaaagaaaacatgaagtgaAGGAATAAGATTCATGTTTAGAAATAACAAAAAACTGCAGAAGACCAAAAGGCTAAGAGAATAAGGTCTCAAGTTAGTGCGGGTTAGTTTCTGGATTTTGGTCGAGTTATGAGGTTCCTGATTAGTCCTAGCTTGCTGGAAACCCTTTGGTTTCCTTGGGGTCTTGGCATGAGGTAGATTCAGTTTTCCAGGTGTTCTTAGATGGTGCCTGTGTTGCACTGCTTACTCTGCGATGTAGGCATGTAGTAACTACATGTGAATTTGTTTTTGCTCTCTGGTGCTCTGGCTGTGGAGGATCACAGGGCAAGTCTTTATGTAGCCTCTATTTTACATATTTTGGCTGTGGTTGAGCTGTTTTCAAACAAACTCAGTGGTGGTCTAGCACCTTGTCAAGTGTTACAGCTATCACCTGTGACGCAGGCATATGGAGGCACTGCCGAAGTCACTCGCTCTTTTTCTTCAGGAGGTAGTTGCGAGTTTCTTCACTGCTTGTTTAGCATGCTGACAGGCTGTGCTGGTCTATGCTTTACATTCAGATTGGTCCCTTTCTCTTCTGTTTGCCTCTATCTCCCATGGGAGATAACTTGAGTGAAGCCCTTAGGCTTCACTCAAATTGTGCTTCTGTGGTTTATTGTCTGAATGCATCCAAAGGTAGAGGTGAAGGAGTGCCCTTTAAAAGACAGAGGGTAACCAAATGATATCCCAATGAGAACAAGACTTTAGGTCCAGCTAAAACAAGGCAGCAAAAAGAGGAAattggacactcatagactccccAACAAACCCCTAAGAGCTCTGGTAGCCCAACCCCACTGATGGAAAGAGAGGGTCAGAGGTAAAGCCTACAACATCCTCCAGGGGCCCAAAAtcaggagaagggaagggggggcaTTAAGCATGGAGGTCACCTACCTTCTCTACAAGGGCAGCAGAAACAGTCAGAACTCCAACCATAAACATCTGATAGGAAAAGACAATCATGACTTGCATAACTTGTGCACACATTCATCAAAGGCACAAAGCCCCAGCATGCATAAAGAGCTAGGTAAATTGCTATCCCAGCATGCTAGTTCAGTGTCGTTAAACTAAATACTTTAACTGTAAATCAACATCAACAGGTCTCACACCTATAAGCAAGGTGACTCAAGAGGAACAACCCAAATCCATCAGTGCAGGGAAATTATTAGCCGACTACAAAGAAagggaaccctggcccacagtctAATCAAAATACAATTTATGGGCAGAGGCAATGTTGATGGCATAAAACATAATCACGAAAGAAAAAAAACAATAAAGACATGACCCTTAGTGGAACAAGTATTCAGGGATAGCCAACACTTAGCTTAAGCATGAAGCAGAGAATAGGCACTGCCATAGGTTAAATGCCCCAAAGGCTGCAACCTGGTGAGCATGAGGAGAGGGCGGGATATCTGGGCACCTGGGTTATCTAGGCTGTCACCTGGTGTTAGTCAGGTGCATCACAGTTAGGGTGCTTACACCACAGCAACAATTGTGTTGTTTTGTTATCTGAGGGTACTTAGTTTTCTTAATGCAGTCGCTTTTTTTTTCCTTATTTATTTTGGAGGGGTTTATGCACCCTGTTCCCATCCTATAAGTGGTAAAAGAGCCAGAGTCTGATCCTGATTCCTGGCAGGTAAGGGTAGGCCTCAGGTGCCTGGTGCATGTCCTTAAGGTTTTTCTGGACCAATGCTTAACCTAGAGAATTACTGAGGAGGCCCTCCCAGAAAACTACCGGTAAGAGAaacaaaatatacacacatataataaaacTGATATACCTTTTGAACTTGCATGAAACTTTCTAAATCATGAGATATTTTCTTGTTGTGGTTGTATGTCTTCACTGCTATGCCTATGCCGGCACAGTTGACGGCTACATCTAGACGACCAAATTTGTTCTTGCACTCTGATAGAGCATTCTCTACGTCTGGGGCCGATGACACCTGCAATTCATTAACAACTGTAATATACAAACTTGAATACTACTAAATGAATTCAGTAGGTTGATTTGTTATATGacaggcctgaaaagtgtgcgtccTAACCAGTGATTCGCTGAATCGAGGTTGCACTGTATTTATATTTCAAATAACAGGCTTTAACAGGAAAACATTTTGTGCATTTAAGATAGACACAAACAAATATTTTGTTTAGTGTTAGGGTGCCAGTTGTGTTACTAGCAATCAGAGAAAAATATCACTCATGTGTCTACAATATTGgacaaaacaagaaaataaaatggaaaaatatatatatatatatatatatatattttttttttttactttgaccATGCTAATTGACTGGCTCCAAGAATATTACACTTACATTAAACTTTATGCTTCAAGACTACTTACATCAGTTGGCACAAAGATGACATGGTCACCAATATCCTGTGCTACCTTGGCTCCCTGTGATGTGGGCAGGTCGCAGATGACCGCCCGCCCGCCTTCCCGAACAATTCTCTCCACAGTGGCCTTCCCTAAGCCAGATGCTCCCCCAGTGACAAGAGACACTAAACCCTaaggataagaaaaaaattaggtgGAAATATTCCTAGACCTTAACTTATTATTACAGAAAAAACATATTCAATGAAAATGATGTGCAGCATTCCAGTATAACAACTTAAAGGTAGAATACTAAAATGGTAAATGGTAGAAtgctagaatggata encodes the following:
- the scu gene encoding 3-hydroxyacyl-CoA dehydrogenase type-2, which translates into the protein MALKGLVSLVTGGASGLGKATVERIVREGGRAVICDLPTSQGAKVAQDIGDHVIFVPTDVSSAPDVENALSECKNKFGRLDVAVNCAGIGIAVKTYNHNKKISHDLESFMQVQKVNLGGTFNVIRLSVALMAENEPNTDGQRGVIVNTASVAAFDGQIGQAAYAASKGGIVGMTLPIARDLAPLGIRVCTIAPGLFKTPLLMSLPEKVQSFLAKTVPFPQRLGDPDEYAMMVQAIITNPMMNAETIRVDGGIRMQA